The genome window TTCACCCTTTGGTGTCATGCGAGACTTCTGGGCTGTGGTGTATTTGGCCACAGGAAGCTTGACCTGGAATCATGAAAATTTGGCTATCTTACTTCTTCAGGAATTTTTCTTGCCTTGCCCTCTGAGCAACATCCACTTTACCCTTCCTTTCCCACACTTCTCCAAAATCATTTGTATGTCACTGATGTAGTTCACTTTCACCCAACAAGTATTTCTTAATATTGCAAGTGCCTCCCTTTTTTAGGGGTAGACTCACAGGAATGGATGGGATGGAACCCAGTCTGACCCCCATTCTGTTTTGATGGACTGCTTGAGGGGTATTGACTGATCAAGGCAGAATTACctgacttttaggaaaaaaaaaatgcatcttctctccattttttttcatgaagtatGCACTGGGGCTATGTGAGAAGTAGGGTAAGGACAAGatagggaggaggggcaggtagTCAGGAGCCCTTCTTCAATCTGCAGAGGGTTGGGGTGCCTCCCCGAGTTAACGTCTGGTCCCCAATAAGGGTCTGGTTGCCTTGAGTATAGCCACACGTAAGTACTAACGTGGGTCAGCTCCCACAGTAAACCCAGTTCAGAGATGTTTGAGTTTCTGAAACTGTAGGATTTGTCCTAACTCACGACTAAAGACTCAAGTACTCTTGGGTTGGAAATAGGACAGCGCTGGTGAACCTGAAGGGGATTGGGGGAGGCCAGTATGATGCCTCTAATATTTACTCTACGCTTGTgctatattatttatcttttttttttttttttaagatttttattcttaCGATCTCTTTACAcccgacctggggcttgaactcacaaccccgagatcaagtcATGCAATCCACCAACTGAGCTAGTCAGGAGTCCCTAGAGTCCAGAGTCTTTTGCACAGTCTTCATGACTGTAGAAATGGTATTGTTTCCTATGTGTGTCATGAAATGTAAAATTAAGTAtgatgttcattcattcatccactcatttacctattcatttatttcacaaatacttattaaacatCTTATATGTACCAGACGCTACACActgtgatattaaaatatttatttccatgtcaaaataatttttatgtacattttatatactataaCTTTCCGTGTGACTACAAATAATCTCTATTTTAGGAGAGTCATTTAACAAGAAAAATGCAAAGGTAaatcttccaaatatttatttatttacttatttaattttttaaaaaagattttatttatttatttgacagagagagagatcacaagtaggcagagaggcaggcagagagacaggggtgggggggaagcacgctccctgctgagcagagagcccgatgtggggctcaatgccaggatcctgagaccatgactggagccgaaggcagaagcttaacccactgagccacccaggtgccccaaatatttaaagaatcgTGTAAATATTTCTGACTTCAATTAAAATTTCACTATGTACATTTTTCTGAATATCCAAACTCTTTGTATTACCTTGGAGTCAGGTAAGTGTCTAAGAAGAACTAGAGTGCATAAAGAGTAAACACCTTAAGTACATATAGTAAGTTCTCATATTGACTATTCCTAACAATGTCTTTCAGGGCCAGGAGATTATTGTACTTGGATAAAAAGGAAAGACCTTGTaagttggttttggtttttctactCATGATTGAATAGGGCAACAAACCATAAATTGTGGATTGTTATTGAATTTATgtaatgcttaaaattttttaaagatattatttatttgacagagaaagaggcagcgagagagggaacacaagcagggtatgggggtgggagagggagaagcaggcttcccaccgagcagagagccccatgaggggcttgatctcaggactctgagatcaggacctggaaggcagatgcttaatgactaaggcACCGAGGCACCCCATGTAATTCTTATAATTTTGAGCTAACAACCATTTCCACACTCAACTGCCCCATTATGCACAGTTGAAATATTGTACCTTGCAAAGGAAACAATCTCCACCTATTTGCATCTGTGTTAGCCTTTCCAACCACACCCGCTTGTGGAGGGCAGCCCATTCCCCCGTAAGTACATAATCCAGGGAGGGACTCTGAATTGCCCTTTTGTctcttcaagttaaaaaaaaaaaaaatggaccgtATACTCAGCAGGTCAATGTTCAGCCACAGAAATCTCAGAGCCAACCGCAAATAGCAACCCTTCGGAGGGCAGCCTCATGGAGCCCAGCTGACAGCTGGTAGCCCAAGGCAGTCAAAATGTGCTCCTCAGTTCCCAAAGAAGTATCAGTCGTTAGGGGCaataccatttattttctttcagtgccCTCAGTTCTTGGCCACTTCGAAGAATGAAAAGGCAGACCAGacaagagtggtgggcagcaaggtttattgagtgatagtatAAAGCCCCCTAAAGACAGAGGGGATTAGAGAGTTTTGCCACTggagcttttttaaaataatttttgaagattttatttatttgacattgaaagagagaaagtgcacaagcagggagaacagcagagggagaaagagaagcagactccccactgagcaggaagcctgatgtgggacttgacctcaggactctgggatcatgccctgagctgaagatagatgcttaacccactgagccaccaggcgtgcCACCACTGGCATTTCTAAGTCcaggggtttttatgggcttgATGGTGGGCTGTTTTCATCTGATCAACCTCTGTGCATGTCACCTCATTGGGTTTTTGTCATCTATCTACCGTGTGGGacagggtggagggctccttccaggggtGGTAGAAAATCCTTAAGGGTGTTTCCTCTTAGCGTGGGGACCCattgtccctgcctgcctttcttccaactaCCCTTCATCAAAATGTCTCTGGTGAGAAGCACCAGGACAGCTTACAATTAACATTTCCCTGAGGAAGAGCAAAGAATGAGTTAGACTTTTAGCAACTGGAGTTGTCTTTGGCTTTGGCCTCAGAGAATTCTGATACTAAATTCTGGAACTGAATAGATCATCCTTGGACACATGGGGAAGTGAAGACTCATTCAGCTAGAGAACATGCACCTTGAATTACAGACCCCTCTTCTACCTTGCTTTAGCAATCCTCAGGGGCCCAAAGCCCTTTATACCTGACCTTATCTCCATGCTTGCAACTGAAAGCCATTCCTCCTATGGAACATTCTGTGGAAACTAAAAGGGCTCTAAAtctacaagaaatatttgtttattgttaCCAAATTAATAGGAATCCAAGAATTCTCCATTGTTTTGGAATTCTTAAAATTCCAAGGTGATTTAGAGTTCACTTATAATGACAATTCTTTTTGTATGGCTAATAGGTATGTTGTTTTGGCCTGCCCACCAACTGTCCCATCTTCAGGTAACAGAACTCCATCTTTTACTGTGGGGAACTACCCTCCCCTATTGTTAGTCCAAGAGGTTTAGATAAACCTGTCCTGTAGCTCCAGATGAGGATCTCAAGAGTCTCCTGACCTCAGTGATTGTTTCAAGAATGAGCACTTGGTCCAGGTCAGGCCAATGGGAGTCCTGCTAATTTGATGGAGTTTTTGATGCTTGTCATCAAGGTTCTAATTCATGTATAGCATTTACCCCTGAAAGCTTAAGGGGCTTCTTAATGTCACAGCAAATAATTCATGTAGCCATTTTTTCCTGATACTTACACCCTTTCTAGGGTGTAAGATACCAACAGATTGTTGTAAGACTCCAAGAAAGATACCAACAGATTATTTCAGCAATACAAGccctcattcattcagcaagaaTTCACTGAGATGATGGATACTACTCCATGCCTGGTTCTGTGCTAGGGATGGAGTTATGAATGAAACGTGATCCCTGCCCCCACGGTATTTTGGGAGACGTATATATGGGAGCATATAGGAGGGTCATGGAATCTACCCTAGATTTGTGCATATGGGAAGGCTTCCTGAGGAAAAGGCCTGGCCTCCTAGCTATCTTTGTTCTcctttagttttaatttaatctCATTCTCCCATCTACTACTTTAGTTCAGGCATTTTGTTTCATATCTGAATTATAGCAATAGCTTTCCAACTGGATTAGATATTTCTGCTCTTATCCTGTTCCCCAATACCCAATTCATCCTTTACTGatgaaagaatgtttttttttaacttagaaacattttactaaaaaaaaacaaaaaccaaaaaacaaacaacaaaaaccccaaacccaaaacaTTTTACTAAAGTATAAGATACAGACACAAAGATTCATATGTAAGTCTACAGTTTAATGAATTTACTCAATAGAACACACCCATGAACCAGTGCGTATGTCAATAAACAGGGCTAGCACACCAAAGCCTATCTTATGTCAACTTCCATATACTTGCCACCCCTCACAATGAGCTTGTACAAATACTAATCCCATTATATTGCTCCCTTGCTTTGTTAAAGCCTTTTGAAGACTCTCTCCACCTTCAGGCTAAAACCCCCATCTCCTTAGCCAAACTCAACCATAGTGACTTCTAACCAACCATCCTCATCCTCACTGTCTGGCCATCGGTATGCTGCCCCTTCTGTTTACACTGACATTTCAgcctgcttcctgatttcaaTGGTCCCTAATTACTCCAGGAGCCACCTTCTCAAAGCCTTTTAGGATTCCTTCCCTCTGTTTCAGATTCTTGAAGGTAGAAATAGTATTTTTTGTTCCAGCTTCCcaactgtttaaataaataaataaataagaatactcTATTCCTTTAAAATGAGAACAAACCATGACCCAGGGAGTAAATGAATCACTCGGTTGTAGAGAAGTCATGACGGGTTTTTATCAACCCAACTAGACCCTCTTCTATCCCTTCCCTTAACATCAAGGTAAGACTAAACAGTTGTATCCTTCACACTACCAAAATAAGTAGAGACCATGGAAATTGATGTTCTTGAGATGACTCTGGCAATAGAATTTGACAGAATaagaaagtgagagaacacaagcagggggagcgggagagggacaagctctccccaggatgctgggatcatgacctgatctgaaggcagacacttaattgactgagccacccaggtgccctgtttttttttgtttgtttgtttgtttgtttgttttgtttttttaattaaaagtgtaAGAGTGGAAGTGAAATTCCTAATTTCAATGACAAATTGGCTTAAGTAACTTGAAAATGATTCTGTggaattaaaaaagcaaaacacagaagTAAGGTTTTAGTGTGTAGGAAACTGTCACTAGGTTGATGGGTACAGTCAAAACTGTCACTGTGGGCCAGGAGGCAAGGCACATGAAACCATCTTTATAGAAGCTTTTACAATCtgtacttgatttttaaaaaaagatttattgtttatttgtggggggagggggcagagggagagggagatacagtcTTAGCAGACTCCTAGCTTAGCCCAGAGCCCAtctgggtgtgtggggggtgaaGGGGGTTCTGGATCTCAAGgccctgaaatcacaaccctgagatcaggtaCCTGAGCTCAAACcaggagtctgacacttaacccactgtgccacttaggtgcccctacAATCTGTACCTCACTTTTAATGAGGAAGTTCTTCCCAGGAAATTCTAAAGGCAAATCCAGGTTTATCTTCTGTATGCATAGCATCAATAACACCTGACAGGCTGGCCCCATTCTCAGCAAATCTATTTCTCCTCTAACATCCTATAACTTAATACGACACTGGGTTCCCTGGGGGAACCACCATGCACAGCTGTGTTCTACTAAAAGTTCTCTCCCAGCTGCCGCCTCTCCTTAGATCAGCAGCCCACCTATGGCCTATTGGAATTTCACTGAATAAGAGTTTAATAACTTAAGTGAAGGCCTAAATTCTGGGTCTAAACCCAGAAATCCAAATTCAAACTGTAGGGGAAAAAACTGCTCAAGTGACTGTAGAAGTGGATGCCTGGGTTGTGACTCATTGATGCAGGAGGATTTGAGATCCTTATCTTTTATATCCTGAACTTGGGTGCTGTAGTAATTATCCTGACCATCATTTTACAGTCCAGAGTGTTCTGCGTGATCTTCATGAGTACAGAAATTCGGTTGTTTCTTCCGTGCTTAGTCAAAAGAATAGTGCTGTTCATTCCTTTCACTGAATAGGCAGGAAGTGCCTTGAGCACAAAGGCCACAAGGGCCATACCTTCATTTTCGGCTTGTGAGTCCTCCTAGCCCCATACCAAGAATGCTATGGGCTAGCAGTCAGAAGTATTTCGAAGCGGAGCGAGGGAAAAGAACGTTTCGATTgctcagaaaatgttttattcctCCGATCCTCTCCtcgagaggcaggcaaagggaacGTTCTTGGGACAGCAGGGTTTAACTATCCTCCCTGGAAACTTGGTATCACAAAATGCAGCTCTGTGGGTCGCGCTGCCGGCCGGTCTCCGCGGGTCACCGCCACGGTGGCCGCGCCTCAGCCCGCACGTCCCCGCGGCCTCTCGGGCTCCCTCCCTCCGGCAGGCGTCGCTGGCCACAGCAGGGCGGTGAGGAAGGAAGAGCACCCGATCTTCCGTCCCCGCCTTCCCGGGGTCTTGGCTCCCCGgaccctccttccccaggaaccCGCGCCTGCTCTGGGGCTCTCCGCACGCGCCCAGCGATGAACCGAGTCCCCCCTCGGCAAGGCGAGGGTACAGGCCACCGCGACTGAAAGCGGGGGCGCAGCTGGGAGAGAGCCGTGGGCAGGCCGCGGCTCAAGGCCAGGGTGCTGGGCGCGCGCAAAAAGGCCCGGGACCCCCGGAGGCGGGATCCCGGCGAGCGGGTGAGCGGCCTGGGCCGCGCGGCTGGGCGTCCGGGAGTCCCGGACGGGGTGGGGGCGAGCGGAGGACGGCAGGAAGGGCCCGCGGCGGCCGCGCGGGTCGGGCTGGGGGCACGGTGGAGGGGAGGGACGGGGCGGCGCCCAGCTGGGCTGCCCGGCCGGCTCACCTCGCCCAGGCGGCGCGCCCTGCGGGAACTCGCGGAGAGGAGAGCCAGACCCGCGAGCCTCGGGATTCCGGGACCGCCCTCTCCCGCCCCAGGGGCAGCGGCGAGCGGCAACGACGGCTGGAGCCGCAGCGGCAGCATGAGAGCTGGCTCCGCCGCTCTCCGCCGGCGGACGTGCCTGCGCGCGCCATGGGGGCGCCGTGGGGCCGGGCGGCTGGTCGGGGCTTCGGGCGGCGCCGAGGCCGGGGGCTTCCACGGGGCGCTTTGGCGCTGGCCGCCGGCCTGCTGTGCACCGCTCTGGCCGCTTACTCCTGCTGGACTCGGCTGCCGCCGCTGCCCTGGGCgtcccccgccccgccgcggccGGTGGGCGTGCTGCTGTGGTGGGAACCCTTCGCGGGGCGCGACAGCGGCGCGCGGCGGCCCCCGGACTGCTGGCTGCGCTTCAACATCAGCGGCTGCCGCCTGCTCACCGACCGAGCGGCCTATGCGGAGGCCCAGGCGGTGCTCTTCCACCACCGGGACCTCGTGAAGGGCCCCCACGACTGGCCCCCGCCTTGGGGCGTCCAGGCGCGCTGGACGGAGGAGCTGGAGTTGCGGGTGTTGGACGACGAGGCGGCGGCCGCGGCCGAAGCCGTGGCCACCTCGGGCCTCAGGCCCCCGGGCCAGCGCTGGGTGTGGATGAACTTCGAGTcgccctcccactcccccggcttgcgCAGCCTGGCGGGTAACCTCTTCAACTGGACCCTCTCCTACCGGGCCGACTCGGACGTCTTCGTGCCTTACGGCTACCTCTACCCCAGGAACCATCCCAGCGACCAGCCCCCGGGCCTGGGCCCGCCGCTCGCCCGGAAACGGGGGCTGGTGTCCTGGGTGGTGAGCAACTGGGACGAGCGCCAGGCGCGGGTCCGCTACtaccaccagctgagccagcacGTGGCGGTGGACGTGTTCGGCCGCAGCGGGCCTGGGCGGCCGGTGCCGGACGCCGGTCTCCTGCACACTGTGGCCCGCTACAAGTTCTACCTGGCCTTCGAGAATTCGCAGCACCTCGATTACATCACCGAGAAGTTCTGGCGCAACGCGCTGCTGGCCGGGACCGTGCCGGTGGTCCTGGGCCCCGACCGTGCCAACTACGAGCGCTTCGTGCCCCGCGGTGCCTTCATCCACGTGGATGACTTCCCTAGTGCCTCCTCCCTGGCTGCCTACCTGCTCTTTCTCGACCGAAACCCGGCAGTCTACCGTCGCTACTTCTACTGGCGCCGGAGCTACGCCGTGCACATCACCTCCTTCTGGGACGAGCCCTGGTGCCGGGCCTGCCAGGCTGTGCAGACCGCCAGGGACCGGCCCAAGAGCATACGCAATTTGGCTCGCTGGTTTGAGCGGTGAGGCCACTCTCCTGTGCGTGTATCCCTGGGGAGGTCAGATAGGCAGCTTTTTGAGCCTCAGCTGTGCATCTCCTGGACTCCTGAATCATGGAACGGAGTTTTCCAAACACCCATTTGTACTCTATGGGGAAATGGTAGTTTCCATATGG of Mustela nigripes isolate SB6536 chromosome 1, MUSNIG.SB6536, whole genome shotgun sequence contains these proteins:
- the FUT4 gene encoding alpha-(1,3)-fucosyltransferase 4 → MGAPWGRAAGRGFGRRRGRGLPRGALALAAGLLCTALAAYSCWTRLPPLPWASPAPPRPVGVLLWWEPFAGRDSGARRPPDCWLRFNISGCRLLTDRAAYAEAQAVLFHHRDLVKGPHDWPPPWGVQARWTEELELRVLDDEAAAAAEAVATSGLRPPGQRWVWMNFESPSHSPGLRSLAGNLFNWTLSYRADSDVFVPYGYLYPRNHPSDQPPGLGPPLARKRGLVSWVVSNWDERQARVRYYHQLSQHVAVDVFGRSGPGRPVPDAGLLHTVARYKFYLAFENSQHLDYITEKFWRNALLAGTVPVVLGPDRANYERFVPRGAFIHVDDFPSASSLAAYLLFLDRNPAVYRRYFYWRRSYAVHITSFWDEPWCRACQAVQTARDRPKSIRNLARWFER